In Sulfuritortus calidifontis, the sequence CCAGCCATGGACCTGCAGCAGAACCGCATAAGCAGCGAGGCCCAGCGCCGGCCGCCACCAGCCGATGCCGGCCCAGTCGATCCGGGTGCGGCCTTGCAGCACAGCGAGAAAGGGCAGGCGCGACGTCCGTCCGGCCAGGGTCTGCCAGGTCGCGCCCAAGGCCACGCTGCGCTTGTGGTCGATGGCGGCCATGCCGCCGAAGGAGAGCACCGCCATGCCGCCGAACAGGATCAACGAGGCGGCATCGCCATTGGCCAGCAGATGGACCAGAGACCACAGGCCCACCCCCCAGAGAAAGGGGTGGCGGGTGACGGTGACGATGCCGGCCACTGCCTGTTCCGAGCCGACCAGGCGCTCGCCGCCGACGGCGGTGGGGTTGCGCGAGAGCAGTCCGGCCACCACCAG encodes:
- a CDS encoding NnrU family protein, whose amino-acid sequence is MPETHLLPLALAMLGFVGGHFLLSYPPLRSALIARLGEKPFQAIYSTLSLAFLVWAVTAYGQAPSLTLWDLEPFGRYLALAVMPLAMILVVAGLLSRNPTAVGGERLVGSEQAVAGIVTVTRHPFLWGVGLWSLVHLLANGDAASLILFGGMAVLSFGGMAAIDHKRSVALGATWQTLAGRTSRLPFLAVLQGRTRIDWAGIGWWRPALGLAAYAVLLQVHGWLFGMAAID